CGGCCACCCCCATGCCCTGGAGCCATGCCTATGTGCAGGGGGGCTTCACCAGCGCCCTGGCCCAGGCCTACGGCGTCAAGGGCATCCCCAAGCCCCTCCTCATCGGACCCGATGGCACCATCCTCGCCACCGGCGCCGATGTCCGGGGGGAGAACCTGGAGAAGACCCTGGAAAAGTACCTGAAGTAGCTCCGCAAGGGCCTGGATGGACTCGCCAAATGGGTTAGGTTTGGGCCAGAGACGGGAGGCTCCCATGGAAGACCCCAGGCCCCGGCAGGATGTCGATGATCTGGAAGGCAGGATCCGCGAGGCCCTCGAGCGGGGCGAGGACATCCGCGAGCTCGTCCGACAGCTCACCCTGAAGCGGATGAGCGAGCTCACCCAGGACCTCGGTTCCCTCCGGGCCATCGCCAGCGCGGTGATCCGTGGCGCGAAGGCCGGAGTGCGGAAGGATCTCGAGCGCTCCCAGGACCAGACCGGACTCGCCGTCCAACGGCTGAAGGAGGCTGTGGCCGGTCTTGACGCCGCCCTCTCCCAGTTCGCCCTGGCCTCCAGGCTGGCCCTTGAGGAGGCCGCCAGCCGTGCCCGCCAGCTCCCCAAGGCTGACCTGGACAGGATCCGCCAGGACCTGGAAAGCCTGGATCCCCTCTTCTTCGAGGCCCTGGAGGAGGCGGGCGAGCCCGACAGCCTGGGACGCATCCTGAGGGATCTCGCCGGGCATCTCCGGACCCAGGGCACTTCGGTTGGGGCACAGGCCCAGGAAAGTCTGACTGCCCTCGGAATCCAGGTGGAACGTGCAGGCAGATCCCAGGCCCAGGTGGGGGCCCAGCTCGCCCAGGGGGGTCTGGGCCTGATCCGGCAGCTCACCGCCGGTGCCCTGACGGGCCTGGCGGATCGGATCCAGCCCAGGCGTTGAACCGATGCTGCTCCAGGCCATGGCCTCCATGAGGGATCTCGGGCGACTGCACGAGATCGCTTCAGTCCTCATCCGCTATGGGTTTGGTGATCTGGTGCGCCGTCTTGGGCTGGCCACCCCTTTGGAGAAGGCCGGAAGGGTGCTCCACTGGCACGGCGCCGAGGAGCTGCTCCACCTCCCACCCGCCTCCCGGGCCAGACGGATCCTGGAGGAGCTGGGACCGACCTTCATCAAGCTGGGCCAGATCCTGGCCACCCGAGTCGACCTCCTGGACCCGGACTGGACGGAGGAATTCAGCAAGCTCTTGGATAGCGCCCCCCCCGTTCCGCAGGAGGCCGTCCTTGCCCTCCTGACGGAGGCCCTGGGCGCCCCACCGGGAACCTGCTTTGCGGCCTTCGACCCGGAGCCCATGGCTGCCGGCTCCATCGCCCAGGTCCACCGGGCCCGCCTCAAGGATGGCAGCGCCGTTGTGGTCAAGGTTCGCCGTCCCGGCATCCGCACCATCATCGAAGCGGATCTCCGCTGGCTGGCCAAGCTTGCAGAGCTGGCCGAGGCGGAGCGCACGGAGCTGGCCTGCTTTCACCCTACGGAACTGGTGCGCCAGCTGACCCTCTCACTCCGGCGGGAGCTGGACTTCGCCAACGAGTGCCGCAACGCCGAGCGTGTCGCCGCAAGCTTTGCGGGCTACAACGACCCCCAGGAGCCCCAGAATCCAGCCGAACCGGTCATCCTCGTCCCCAAGATCCACTGGGACTGGGTGCGGGATGGGGTCTGCGTCCAGGAGCTGGTCCAGGGCATCCCGGGACGGGATCTGGCCGCGGTAGGCCAAGCCGGCCTGGACCGGGGACTCCTCGCCCGCCGCGGAGCCCGGGCGATCCTGAAGATGATCGTGGAAGACGGCTTCTTCCACGCCGATCCCCACCCCGGGAACATCTTCTACCTCACGCGTAACCGCATCGAGTTCATCGACTTCGGCATGATGGGACGCCTCACGGCAGAGCGGCGGGACCAGCTGACCCGCTTCCTCCTCGGGCTGGTCCAAGACGACCCCGCCTTGGTGGCCGAAGTCCTGACGGACTGGACCGGCGGCGGCCCCGTGGATGAGACCGCCCTCCTCCTGGAGATCCAGAGCTTCGTGGACCAGTACCATGGGGTGCCCCTGAAGCAGCTCAACCTGGGGGCCATGCTCTCCGATCTGGCCAATCTCATGCGCCAGCAGGGCTTGACCTTGCCCTCCGACCTGGCCCTGCTCATCAAGGCCTTCATTTCCCTGGAAGGCATGGGGCGCGAGCTGGACCCGGACTTCGACATGGTCAGCCAGGCCCTGCCCCTCCTGGAGCAGGCCATGCGGCGCCGCTACCACCCCCAGGCCATGGCGCAGCGGAGCTGGAGGACCCTCCATGAGCTCCTCAGCCTGCTGACCGGGCTTCCCGGCGACCTCTCACGTCTGCTCCGGGCGGCCCGGAGGGGCAGGCTGGAGATCCACATCGATGTGACCCACCTCAAGCGGGTGGGCAACCAGCTCGACCGCGCCGCCAACCGGATAACCATCGGCATCGTGGTGGCCGCCCTCATCATCGGCTCCTCCATCGTGATGACGGTCCCGGGGGGCCCCACCCTCTTCGGCCTCCCGATCTTCGGCCTTGTGGGCTTCCTCATCGCCACCATCGGTGGTATCTGGCTGCTGGTGTCCATATGGAGGACCAGGAAGGAGGAGTGACAGTAAGCAGGGCATTCAAGCGGACCCTGGTCCCTCCTTGATGTCTGGCGGAACCCGGGCAGGGGCTCATCCGTTCTGCCGCTCGGCGACCCAGTTCATGACCTGGATCGGCGTCATGCTGTTGAGGTCCAGTGCCATCAGCTCCGCCCTGAGCGGGTCGGGCTCGGACTCGAAGAGCGGCAATAGGGGCTGCTGGACCTCCTGTACCCTGCGTGCCTTCCGGGGCGCCTCGATGGGCAGCTCGGGGGTCTCGGTCAGGATCCGCTGGGCCTTGGCGATGACGCCTTTGGGGAGCCCCGCCAGCCGGGCCACCTGGATGCCGTAGCTGCGGTCTGCGGGTCCCTCGGCGATGCGGTGGAGGAAGAGAAGCTGCTCCTCCCACTCCTGAACCTCCACGTGGAGGTTCAGGATTCTGGCATCCTCGGCCAGGCGGGTCAGCTCGAAGTAGTGGGTCGCGAAGAGGGTGCGGGGTTCGCCGCCCTTCAGGTCCCGCAGGTGCAGAGCGATGGCCTCCGCCAGGGCCAGACCGTCCCGGGTGCTGGTGCCGCGCCCGATCTCATCCAGGATCACCAGGCTGTGGGGGGTGACCTGATTGAGGATGCGGGCGGTCTCGGTCATCTCCACCATGAAGGTGGACTGCCCCTTGGCCAGGAAGTCGCTGGCGCCGATGCGGGTGAAGATGCGGTCCGTGAGCCCGAAGCGCATGAGCTCCGCCGGTACGAAGGAGCCGATCTGGGCCATCACCACCAGCAGGGCCGCCGTGCGCAGGAAGGTGCTCTTGCCGCCCATGTTGGGACCCGTCACCACCGCCATGGCCCGGCTCTGTCGCAGGCTCAGGTCGTTGGGGATGCACTCCCGACCCATGCGGGACTCCAGCATGGGGTGTCGGGCCCCGCTGAGCAGCAGCTCCCGCTCCTCGCTCAGCTCAGGCCGCACCCAGCCGCTCTGCCGGGCCCTTTCCGCCAGGGCGCAGAGCACATCCAGCCGGGCCACGGCCTGAGACAGACAGGTGAGCCCGCCCCGTTCCTCCAGCACCAGGGCCAGGAGACGCTTGTATTGCAGCTCCTCCAGGCGCACCTGATCGGTCTCGGCGC
The sequence above is drawn from the uncultured Holophaga sp. genome and encodes:
- a CDS encoding DUF6781 family protein; protein product: MEDPRPRQDVDDLEGRIREALERGEDIRELVRQLTLKRMSELTQDLGSLRAIASAVIRGAKAGVRKDLERSQDQTGLAVQRLKEAVAGLDAALSQFALASRLALEEAASRARQLPKADLDRIRQDLESLDPLFFEALEEAGEPDSLGRILRDLAGHLRTQGTSVGAQAQESLTALGIQVERAGRSQAQVGAQLAQGGLGLIRQLTAGALTGLADRIQPRR
- a CDS encoding AarF/UbiB family protein, encoding MLLQAMASMRDLGRLHEIASVLIRYGFGDLVRRLGLATPLEKAGRVLHWHGAEELLHLPPASRARRILEELGPTFIKLGQILATRVDLLDPDWTEEFSKLLDSAPPVPQEAVLALLTEALGAPPGTCFAAFDPEPMAAGSIAQVHRARLKDGSAVVVKVRRPGIRTIIEADLRWLAKLAELAEAERTELACFHPTELVRQLTLSLRRELDFANECRNAERVAASFAGYNDPQEPQNPAEPVILVPKIHWDWVRDGVCVQELVQGIPGRDLAAVGQAGLDRGLLARRGARAILKMIVEDGFFHADPHPGNIFYLTRNRIEFIDFGMMGRLTAERRDQLTRFLLGLVQDDPALVAEVLTDWTGGGPVDETALLLEIQSFVDQYHGVPLKQLNLGAMLSDLANLMRQQGLTLPSDLALLIKAFISLEGMGRELDPDFDMVSQALPLLEQAMRRRYHPQAMAQRSWRTLHELLSLLTGLPGDLSRLLRAARRGRLEIHIDVTHLKRVGNQLDRAANRITIGIVVAALIIGSSIVMTVPGGPTLFGLPIFGLVGFLIATIGGIWLLVSIWRTRKEE